The genomic DNA TATCCAGAAATCTCTGGGAATCGATGCGACCGTCAGCCTGATCGGTTCCTCTGCCATGCAGTCCCTGACCAGCCCGGCTGCCATGCTCGGCATTCAATCCCTGGGTCGCATGTTCCGACAGGCGGCAACCTCCATCTCGGCTGCCTCCGGCATCGATACCTCGGTCACGACTTACAGCGCGACGACCGATGCCAGCAAGGGTGACGTGGCGAGAATCTTCCTGAGCGTGGCCAAGGCTGCCGCCAACGCCATGAACACCAACGCGACCCTGGCTGCGCCTGTGGTGTACAGCTTCACCGGCGACACCGCCACACAAACAACCGCGCTGGGCACCCTGGTCACCACCGTCATCACCAACGCAGTCACTACGGTCTCCAGTGACGCCGCGTTCGCGGCCTCGACAAGCCTGGCCAAGATCAGCCCGGCTGGCATCGCTGCCCTTGCCGGGGATTCGATCGTGTCGGGCGTGCAAAACGTCGCCAAGCTGGTCAAAACGGCGGGGGCCAACTTCCCGGTCGGAGCCACCCTGGCGGATGTGACGGCCCAGTTGCAGGCCCAGAAGATGGATACCTTGATCAGCGCCCAGGAGCGTATGGATGTCGTGGCGCAACAGTTGACGGATCCGACTGTGCAGGCCATGGTCACCCGGGCCTACCTCCCCAGCGGTGGTCTGGGCGCCCTGGAGGCCAAGATCAAAGCCATCGGCACCGAGTTGGCGGCGGCGCAAACCCTCCTGAAGGACAATCAGGGTGACCTGACGAGTACGAATGTCACCACCGGTATCATGCAGGCCATGACCGGTGCGCTCCTCCAGATGGCCAACGTGGCTGCGGATCCAAGCTTCGTCAAGACCAATCTTCCCTCCACAGTCGAAATTCCGACTGCTCTCAACATTAGCCAAAAAATGGTCAAATTCGTGGAAAATTCGCAGGCCGCCTTCTTCGGGCCCAACGTTTCTGCGGACCAGACCTACACCCTCACGACCAACATGATGGGTGGCATGCAGACCAAACTGAATGCTGTCAAGGGGATGACGGGTTATGCCATCACCGTGACCGATGATGTCATCGCCAATTCAGTCTCTGTCGTTGTGACGGAAGTCCAGAAGCAACCCAAGTTGAAGGGGGTCTTCAATGCGACCAAACTCGCCACCCTGGGCAATGCGGTCCAGGCGGTGATCTTGAACCAGGTGGGTGGAAATCAGGCTGCGTTTGATGCCCTGATTGGCAAAAACCCAACCATCGTGACCACGATCCAGACCGTCAACGGCGGCAAGGCCGTGAATGGCGCATCTGCGGTGGTGATCACTTCCACCATCACGGTTCCCGGTTCCACGGTACCTGCGGTTGTGGTGCCTTATGCCGGCAAGAACGGGCTGGTGCTGGTCGACAACAAGGTGACCGTGAACGGCACCGCCGCCACCACCACCTCCAGCGGCAGCTTCACCCTCTCCCCCTTCGTACCCAATACGTCCGTGTTTGGCGGTATTTCCACGCTGACCTTTGTAGCCAAGGTGGCAAATGAACCTTTTGGCGCCGGCGTCACCAGCAAATCCGTCAAAGTGGGTGTCTCCGTCATCCCCGTTGATTCGACAGGAGCAGCCAGCACGACCAACAGGCGTCGGTTGAGCATGGTCATCGATGGGGTCACTCTGACCCTCAACGGCACATTGTTGACCGCCAACATCCCGACGACCTCCAGTCTTTACTACTCCATCACCAATACCAGCGGTACCACGTTTACCGCTACGACCGCCAATCCCAAAGCAGATGCCATCACAGTCAGCAGCGATGATGCAGTCAAGACGGGCGCCACCATCACCCTCGACGGCGCCAGCCTGATTCCCAAGGCTGCGAATGTCTTGATTGCCCAAGACGATCAGGGCAATGGCTCTTCCGCCTACTGGCCGTGGAACTCGGGCGCCAAGTTCAGCATCACGACCTACATTGATGGTGTGACCCTCCTCGACAAGGATGGAAACAACATTGATACCGGATCCTTGTCGGTCAATGGCGCGTCCGTCAACGGCAGCAAGTTGACCGGTGTGGCAACCATCCAATAGTCACAAGAACAAAAAAAGCTGTTGACGCAAAGGCAGGTTCCGGTTGATTGAACCTGCCTTTGCACCTCAAGTGCCCAGTCTACGTTGGCCAACGGAAGAGGAGAATTCCCCCACTCCCTGGCTGGGCCCTTTCTTACCCTTCCCTGCTGCCTCCCCCTTCGGCTACAATTCTGGGCTGTTCCTCCTCAAGTTGAACATACAACGCGCTCGTGTTGTTTTTTTTCGTCCCTGTGCCAGACCGGCTGCCGAGGCCCGTTCTGGTCTGTCGGTTATTGGTGACACTGCCATGGTACAAAGAAATTTACGGGACTTGCGGCAATTTGAGAGTATGGACCAGTTTGCGCAAACCTACCTGAAGCGGTTATACGAAACGATCAACGACCTTGAATCCCTGAGTGGTATCGACCCTGACGAACTTCCCAACGTCGTCGGGAGAATGGTGCGAACCTTTTCCGAAATTCGTGATGCATCCAGCACCCTTGGCAAAAATAATATTTATCTATTGAGTCAATATCTTGAAAGGTTGGCCGAAAAATTACACCAGAGAAAATTGCCTCTGAGAGTCAGCACCATGGCAGTCATGGTTTCAGCCGCCACGACGCTGCGGGGCCTTGTGGTCGATATCGCCATCAGCGACACCATGGATATAGGTGAAGATGTCGATGCCTTGAAAGATCTCGTCGGGGATATTTCCCTTTCCCCGGACGGAGAGTCAAGCGACATTTCCGGTAATATGGTTCCCACCCGCGAGGTAGACGCGCAAGACGCGAGGCAACCGGTCAGCCTCGACCATTTTGTTCGAAAATCAACTTTCCAGGAAGATCAGGATCGGGTCGAACTGGGCCGCGAAAGGCAAATCCGGGAGGCACAGGCCAGGGAGAGCGCTGCCTTGGAGTTGCAGGCCCGGGAAGACCAGGATTTCGAAGCAAAAGTCCGGGAGGATCGAGCATGGGAAAACCAACCCCGCGAGGCCCAGGTAACCAAGACATCGAGTCGTGATGATCGTGACCAGGATACAGATACAGGTGGCGGGGATGCCAAGCCCGGCGATAGGCAAGCCGGGCAGGTCCATGATGAGCAAGTTGGACAGGCGCATGTGTCGAAGGACCAGGCCAACAGGAAGCAACCTCCCAAGCCCAAACAGAATATGCTGGTCCAGGTGTTGCTCAGGCTCGCTGTATCCGGGCTTATGCTTGCGCTTGTCATTCTGGTACTTGAAAAAACAAAAATTGTAAAAAAACCCCTTACACCCTCATCCACCGAAACACCCGCCTCACCCCTACCCGCTGCACCGATGCTGGCCGAAAAGTCTCTATCCTACCTCGTGGCAACCCCTCTTCTTGCGGCCCTGACAAACGAACCGCCAGCCACCAACAATCTTGCCGGCGCGACGCCACCCGGAAAGACCGGTCAGACTTCCTCCCAACCTTCTGCCAACCCTGGCGAGTTGGCCAGCGCCCATATGGCGGATGTCTCCTCATCCGAACAGACGATGGCAGCCAGACCTGTGGAGTCTCCAGTGCCTGAATCCGCGCAGACATGGGCGCCGGTCTCCGAGCGACACCCAGCCTTGACGGCGGAATTGGCAGCCCTGGTTGCGGCGCCAATCCTGCCATCAGAGCCAAACTCAGCCAACCCGCCACCGACCCCTGCTTCTGAACGAACCCCCGACAGTGCGCCTGCAACCCAACCCGAACGGACATCGGAAAGTGTGGTCTCTCCCCCTCCTTCCGGTACTGATCGTGCGCCTGCAGCCCAACCCGGACAGACATCGGAAAGTGTGGTCTTTCCCCCTCCTTCCGGTACTGATCGTGCGCCTGCAACCCAACCCGGACAGACATCGGAAAGTGTGGTCTCTCCCCCTCCTTCCGGTACTGGCCGTGCGCACACAGCCCCGGTTGCCCACCCGGAAATGCTCCCCTTTTCCGACTGGCTCAAACCCATGGACCGTCTTCTCTCTTCACCCTACCTGACCCTGACGCCGGGCAAGGGTCAGCCACCGGGAAGGCTTGACTATCATTTCGGGGAAAATGGCGACCTGTTGTTTTCCGTCGAACAGTTGTTGGGACACACCGCCGCCCGTCCCGGGGAACTCTTTGTCATCACGGCTGAAACGGTCACCCAGCTCAGGGTGGTGTTTCAGGTGGTCCCCCGTGAAGCCTATATGTTTCCCGTGGACAACAGTGGCCGGGTCACTGTTCCCCGCGCCTTTTGGGAAGCCTTTGTTCGTGTCAGCAAGCGGGCTGTCAGCCTGAGCCGTGTTGTCAGTGACCATTCGAGCATCGTTGCCCTCCGGGATCTGGAGGCTGTCACGGTGCAATCGATTGCCGAACAGATCAAACGATAACAGCCCACTCCGAACCAGCCATCGGTTTTTCCCATGGCGCCAAGTGTTGCAGAGCAAGTATTAAGATGGTATAAAGAAGAGTTGGAAAAAAAGTCAAGATTCTCTTCATCATCTCTGGACAATTTCTTGCTGCGTGTTAAAGTCACGGCTGGGGTCGGATTGCCGAAGATCCCTCGATGGGAAGAGTGCCTCGTTTCCGGTAGTTTGGTCAGAGGCGTTCAGAAGGGATGATGTAGATCTCTCTCCGAAGATTGGATGGAATGGGTGGCCGTCATCCTGGACGTCTTCACTGCCTGCCGGTCCAAAAAAGTCAACAGGTGAGATGAATGACATGACCGACTTCGTACTTATTCTCGTCAGCACCGTCTTCGTCAACAATTTCGTGTTGACAAAGTTTTTAGGAATCTGTCCCTTCCTCGGGGTGTCCAAGAAAGTTGAAACCGCCATTGGCATGACCTATGCGGTCGTCTTCGTCATGACCCTGGCGTCAGGCATATCCTGGGTCGCCGAGAGAGCGATCCTTGCCCCCTTGGGCCTTGAGTATCTGCGCACCATCTGCTTCATTTTGATCATCGCTGCCCTGGTTCAGTTCACCGAGATGGTCATCCGCAAGACCAGCCCCGTCTTGTATGCGGCTTTGGGCATTTTTCTCCCCCTGATCACAACCAACTGCTGCGTGCTCGGTGTAGCGATTCTGAATATCCAAAAGGGGAGCTCTTTCCTCGAATCCTCCGTTTATGGTTGTGGCGCAGGCATGGGGTTTGGTCTGGTTCTCATCCTGTTTGCCGGCATGCGTGAACGCATCGACCTTTCGGATGTGCCTGTCCTGCTCAAGGGATCGCCCATCTCTCTGGTGAGTGCCGGGTTGCTTTCTTTGGCCTTCATGGGGTTCTCCGGTATCGTCAAGTAACGTCTGGTTTGATCGTTGACCGACTTCTCTATGAGGAGAGTTTATGATTGAAGCCGTGTTGAGCATGAGTGGTTTGGCGCTGGTCGCCGGGTTGGGTTTGGGGTTTGCAGCCAAAAAATTTCATGTCGAGGGTGACCCGAAGGTTGATGGGTTGACGGCATTGCTCCCCGCCACCAACTGCGGCAACTGCGGCTTTCCCGGTTGCCGCCCCTACGCCGAGGCCATTGCCACGGAACAGGCTTCCAGTATAGGCCTTTGTACGCCCGGTGGCGTGGCCGTCATGGAAAAAATCGCCGCCATGTTGGGTGTCGAGCCTGTCGAGATGGATGTCGATTCCGGACCCAAGGTCGCTTTCGTCCGCGAAGAGGATTGCATCGGTTGCACCGCCTGCATCAAAGCCTGCCCTGTGGATGCGATCATTGGCGCCAACAAGCAATCCCATACCGTGGTCGCGGAGATGTGTACCGCCTGCAAAGCCTGCATCGAGCCTTGCCCGGTGGATTGCATCGACATGGTCTCGGTGCCGATGACTGCCTACACATGGCGGTGGGATAAACCCGGAACCACGAACGCTCTCCACTGATCAGGTGGGTCTGGCGCAGTGCGGCTGCGTCGGGTTGACATGGTGTTTCAAGAGGCAATGGGGACATCGAGGATGGGCATGGTCGCTGCAGTACTCAAAAAATTTCATGGTGGTGTGCATCCCGTCGAGCACAAGGAGCTCTCCGAGCTTTGCGCCATCGAGCCGATGCCCCTGCCCGGACGGCTCGTCGTACCCTTTCACCAGCACCTTGGGGCCCCCAGTGAACCGGTGGTCAAAGCAGGTGACAAGGTGCTCAAGGGCGACCCTTTGGGAAGGCCGGAAGGTTTCATCTCCGCTTCGGTCCACGCGCCGACGTCCGGGACCGTTGTCG from Magnetococcales bacterium includes the following:
- the rsxB gene encoding electron transport complex subunit RsxB produces the protein MIEAVLSMSGLALVAGLGLGFAAKKFHVEGDPKVDGLTALLPATNCGNCGFPGCRPYAEAIATEQASSIGLCTPGGVAVMEKIAAMLGVEPVEMDVDSGPKVAFVREEDCIGCTACIKACPVDAIIGANKQSHTVVAEMCTACKACIEPCPVDCIDMVSVPMTAYTWRWDKPGTTNALH
- the rsxA gene encoding electron transport complex subunit RsxA; the encoded protein is MTDFVLILVSTVFVNNFVLTKFLGICPFLGVSKKVETAIGMTYAVVFVMTLASGISWVAERAILAPLGLEYLRTICFILIIAALVQFTEMVIRKTSPVLYAALGIFLPLITTNCCVLGVAILNIQKGSSFLESSVYGCGAGMGFGLVLILFAGMRERIDLSDVPVLLKGSPISLVSAGLLSLAFMGFSGIVK